A genomic window from Sphingobacterium spiritivorum includes:
- the miaA gene encoding tRNA (adenosine(37)-N6)-dimethylallyltransferase MiaA: MKQKTLIAIVGPTAVGKTAMAIQIAQYYKTEIISADSRQFYKEMCIGTAKPSKEELASVPHHFVDSHSVDEEYTAGDFERDALVKLEELFTHHEVVVMVGGSGLFVRAVCEGLDNLPKPLPGIREALNERLETEGIGILQHYLQEVDPVYFSEVDIDNSQRVIRALEVYESTGKPFSFYRQHTVAERPFSIITVALNTDRTQLYDRINKRVDLMMRAGLVEEVKGLMPYRDKPALLTVGYTEIFDYLACKISLEEAVDKIKQNSRRYAKRQITWFKKDTDTRWFEPDDQEGILSYTDSLLPQ; the protein is encoded by the coding sequence GTGAAGCAAAAGACATTAATAGCCATAGTAGGTCCTACCGCAGTCGGAAAGACAGCTATGGCTATACAGATTGCACAATATTACAAGACGGAAATTATCTCCGCAGACTCCCGGCAGTTTTATAAGGAAATGTGTATCGGTACAGCTAAGCCTTCAAAAGAAGAGCTTGCAAGTGTACCCCATCATTTTGTGGACTCTCATTCCGTAGATGAAGAATATACTGCAGGAGATTTTGAAAGAGATGCGCTCGTCAAACTGGAGGAACTGTTCACACATCATGAAGTAGTTGTAATGGTAGGAGGTTCTGGACTGTTTGTAAGAGCCGTATGCGAAGGTCTCGATAATCTTCCTAAACCTTTGCCCGGCATTCGGGAAGCACTGAATGAGCGGTTGGAGACCGAAGGTATCGGAATCCTGCAGCATTATCTTCAAGAGGTAGATCCCGTATATTTTTCTGAAGTCGATATTGATAATTCACAACGTGTTATCCGTGCATTGGAAGTATATGAAAGTACAGGGAAACCATTTTCTTTCTATCGACAGCACACTGTTGCGGAGCGTCCCTTTAGCATTATTACGGTTGCTCTGAATACCGATCGTACACAGTTGTATGACCGGATCAATAAACGTGTAGACCTGATGATGCGGGCAGGATTGGTAGAGGAAGTGAAAGGATTGATGCCTTATAGAGATAAACCAGCTTTGTTAACAGTAGGCTACACCGAAATATTCGATTATCTTGCCTGTAAGATTTCATTGGAGGAAGCGGTCGATAAGATAAAACAGAATTCACGCAGATACGCCAAACGTCAGATTACCTGGTTTAAGAAGGATACAGACACAAGATGGTTTGAGCCGGATGATCAGGAAGGAATCCTCAGTTATACAGATTCTCTATTGCCTCAGTAA
- a CDS encoding GH3 auxin-responsive promoter family protein gives MALLNSLFTWFLKKRMHQIDLFIKYPHEVQEEWFQSLVSTAEATEWGKKYDYKSILTPEEFKERVPIQDYDSIKGYVDRMIKGEQNILWPSDIKWFAKSSGTTADKSKFIPVSEEALEECHYQGGKDMLSIYCHNRPENKLFTGKSVVLGGSSQINSFNSDSYYGDLSSILIRNLPFWAEFKRTPNTEVTLNPNFEEKIENIANITIKENVTSLAGVPTWNVVMAKRILEITGKSNLLEVWPNLEFYSHGGVSFKPYREQFKKLIPSENMYYLENYNASEGYFALQDRSDSDDLLLMLDYGVYYEFLPIENLHDEHPKTLSLDQVEIGKNYALIISTNAGLWRYMIGDTIKFTDLSPYRIQVSGRTKQYINTFGEEVIVDNAEMAVNKACERTHAIVKDYTAGPVYFKDGEAGAHEWIIEFEQQPDNFEHFCQILDDTLKSVNSDYEAKRFKNMALSFPVIHNAPQNTFFGWMKSRDKLGGQNKVPRLSNNREYLEPILKLMGK, from the coding sequence ATGGCATTACTAAATTCACTCTTCACCTGGTTTTTAAAGAAAAGGATGCATCAGATAGACCTTTTCATCAAATACCCGCATGAAGTACAGGAAGAGTGGTTTCAAAGCTTGGTCTCAACTGCCGAAGCAACCGAATGGGGCAAGAAATATGATTATAAAAGTATTCTTACACCCGAGGAATTTAAGGAGAGAGTTCCTATCCAGGATTATGATTCGATCAAAGGATATGTAGACCGAATGATCAAAGGAGAGCAAAATATCCTTTGGCCATCCGATATAAAGTGGTTTGCAAAATCTTCAGGCACTACAGCCGATAAAAGCAAATTTATCCCGGTCAGTGAAGAAGCTCTGGAAGAATGTCACTATCAGGGAGGAAAGGATATGCTTTCTATCTATTGTCACAACAGACCCGAAAACAAACTCTTCACAGGTAAATCCGTTGTATTGGGCGGCAGTTCTCAGATTAACAGCTTCAATTCGGATTCTTACTACGGGGATCTGTCCTCTATTCTGATTCGAAATCTTCCATTCTGGGCCGAATTTAAGCGTACACCAAATACCGAGGTGACTCTTAATCCCAATTTTGAAGAAAAAATTGAAAATATCGCCAATATTACAATTAAGGAAAATGTAACAAGTCTGGCCGGAGTTCCGACCTGGAATGTGGTCATGGCCAAAAGAATACTGGAAATCACCGGAAAGAGCAATTTGCTGGAAGTCTGGCCTAATCTGGAATTCTACAGCCATGGTGGAGTCAGCTTTAAACCTTATCGTGAACAGTTCAAAAAACTGATACCTTCAGAAAACATGTATTATCTGGAGAATTACAATGCTTCTGAGGGCTATTTTGCTCTTCAGGATCGCTCTGACTCAGATGATTTGTTACTTATGCTTGATTACGGGGTTTATTATGAATTTCTGCCTATTGAGAATCTTCATGATGAACATCCTAAGACATTAAGTCTGGATCAGGTAGAAATCGGCAAAAATTATGCGCTTATTATTTCTACTAATGCTGGATTGTGGAGGTATATGATCGGAGACACAATCAAGTTTACGGATTTATCTCCATATCGAATACAGGTATCGGGCAGGACCAAACAATATATCAATACCTTCGGAGAAGAAGTCATCGTTGATAATGCAGAAATGGCTGTCAACAAAGCCTGTGAACGGACACACGCTATTGTAAAGGATTACACCGCCGGACCGGTGTATTTCAAAGACGGAGAAGCAGGTGCACATGAGTGGATCATCGAATTCGAACAGCAACCGGATAACTTCGAGCACTTCTGTCAGATACTGGATGATACACTAAAGTCTGTCAACTCAGATTATGAAGCGAAACGATTCAAAAACATGGCCTTATCTTTCCCGGTTATCCATAATGCGCCTCAAAACACCTTTTTCGGGTGGATGAAATCAAGAGATAAACTTGGTGGCCAGAATAAGGTGCCCAGACTATCTAATAACAGAGAATATCTGGAGCCTATACTGAAGTTAATGGGAAAATAA
- the recJ gene encoding single-stranded-DNA-specific exonuclease RecJ, with protein sequence MQKRWVLKSKSEHNKVIKLSDELGISTVLSELLIAREIETFDQARTFFRPSLEELHDPFLMKDMDIAISRIEKAIGNNEKILIYGDYDVDGTTAVAVVYNFFREFHSRIEFYIPDRYAEGYGISMQGVDYAAENGFSLIIALDCGIKANDKIDYANARNVDFIIGDHHLPGDVLPNAIAVLDPKREDCPYPYKELSGCGIGFKIIQAFIQKNGMDIQQCYQFLDLVAVSIASDIVPITGENRILTHFGLQKLNTNPCCGLQALINLSSNKTGTFTVNDIVFQIGPRINAAGRIDHAKDAVKLLISKSLQEAKDFSESIDDQNNVRKDFDLRITEEALALIDESENLKARKSTVLFKSDWHKGVIGIVASRLTEKYYRPTIILTQTNGHVAGSARSVIGFDLYEALSECSDLLDQFGGHKYAAGLTMKLENVTSFQQKFEDVVNTLIKPEMLQQEVLIELTIPLTEITSRFFKILKQFEPFGPQNDAPIFLTKKVVVIGNAYLVGTNHIKMTIRQEDSAAFECIGFGLAEHIAHINSGKPFDICYVIEENNWRGKKNLQLNIKAIRY encoded by the coding sequence ATGCAAAAAAGGTGGGTACTGAAGTCTAAATCTGAACATAACAAAGTCATAAAACTGAGTGATGAATTAGGTATCAGTACTGTACTTTCCGAATTGCTTATCGCCCGTGAAATCGAAACGTTTGATCAGGCACGTACCTTTTTCAGACCATCTTTAGAAGAGCTCCATGACCCTTTCCTGATGAAAGACATGGATATTGCAATCTCCAGAATTGAAAAAGCTATCGGCAATAATGAAAAGATTCTTATCTACGGAGATTATGATGTAGACGGCACAACTGCAGTAGCGGTAGTTTATAATTTTTTCAGAGAATTTCATTCCCGTATTGAGTTTTATATCCCGGATCGGTATGCTGAGGGATATGGGATTTCCATGCAGGGCGTTGACTATGCTGCCGAAAACGGATTTTCTTTAATTATTGCTTTGGATTGTGGTATCAAAGCCAATGATAAAATCGATTATGCGAATGCAAGAAATGTTGATTTTATTATCGGAGATCACCATTTACCAGGCGATGTGCTACCGAATGCCATAGCAGTACTGGATCCCAAACGTGAGGATTGCCCTTATCCTTACAAGGAACTTTCCGGATGTGGGATAGGATTTAAGATCATCCAGGCCTTTATCCAAAAAAACGGAATGGATATTCAGCAGTGTTATCAGTTTCTGGATTTGGTAGCCGTCAGTATTGCTTCAGATATTGTACCTATCACCGGTGAAAACAGGATATTGACTCATTTCGGATTGCAGAAACTCAACACCAATCCTTGCTGTGGCTTACAGGCACTGATAAATCTGTCTTCAAATAAAACCGGGACTTTTACAGTCAATGATATTGTTTTTCAAATCGGTCCGCGCATCAATGCCGCCGGAAGAATAGATCACGCCAAAGATGCGGTCAAACTACTCATCTCCAAATCCTTACAGGAAGCAAAAGATTTCTCCGAAAGCATTGACGATCAAAACAATGTCCGAAAGGATTTTGATCTCAGGATCACGGAAGAAGCATTGGCCCTGATCGATGAAAGTGAGAATCTAAAAGCCCGCAAATCGACGGTACTGTTCAAATCAGACTGGCACAAAGGCGTTATAGGGATCGTAGCTTCCCGTCTTACAGAAAAATACTACAGACCTACTATTATTCTGACACAGACCAACGGACATGTAGCCGGATCTGCGAGATCGGTCATCGGATTTGACCTTTATGAGGCCCTGAGCGAATGCAGTGACCTGCTGGATCAGTTTGGAGGACATAAATACGCTGCCGGGCTGACCATGAAACTGGAAAACGTCACTTCATTTCAGCAAAAATTTGAAGATGTCGTCAATACGCTTATCAAACCCGAAATGCTGCAACAGGAAGTTCTGATCGAACTTACTATTCCATTAACGGAAATAACATCCCGATTCTTCAAAATTTTAAAGCAATTTGAACCTTTCGGGCCCCAAAATGACGCTCCTATCTTTCTGACTAAAAAAGTAGTTGTTATCGGAAATGCGTATCTTGTAGGCACCAATCATATCAAAATGACCATTCGTCAGGAAGATTCCGCAGCCTTTGAGTGTATAGGTTTTGGATTAGCCGAGCATATTGCGCATATCAATAGCGGAAAACCGTTTGATATCTGCTACGTCATTGAAGAGAACAACTGGAGAGGCAAGAAGAATTTGCAATTAAATATAAAAGCAATACGATATTAA
- a CDS encoding IS1096 element passenger TnpR family protein encodes MAIYRFRVTFEDYEDVYREIDMLSKQSFLDLHDAIHKTTNYETEVSSSFYVSNDQWKKGTEIALLPSERKISTDVLLMENIRLSKFIDDPHQKFYYVYNFDRPYDFHVELIKILKEEDGKEYPVVFKTVGVAPKPLGTFAAPTTPLDEDDDTADYEEETQYGVDEEDDYDMFDDEESEEGGEEKGSTGVEDEY; translated from the coding sequence ATGGCCATATACAGATTTAGAGTTACATTTGAAGACTACGAAGATGTTTATCGTGAGATTGATATGCTTTCCAAGCAGAGTTTTCTGGATTTACATGATGCAATACACAAAACTACAAATTACGAAACAGAGGTTTCGTCTTCATTTTATGTCAGTAATGATCAATGGAAAAAGGGAACCGAAATCGCCCTTCTTCCTTCAGAAAGAAAGATCAGTACCGACGTATTGTTGATGGAGAATATCCGCCTGAGTAAATTTATAGATGATCCTCATCAAAAATTTTATTACGTCTATAATTTTGACCGTCCGTACGACTTTCATGTAGAGTTAATCAAGATACTGAAAGAAGAAGACGGGAAAGAATATCCGGTTGTATTCAAGACTGTAGGAGTAGCTCCTAAACCATTGGGTACTTTTGCAGCTCCGACAACTCCGTTGGATGAGGATGATGATACCGCAGATTATGAAGAAGAGACACAATATGGAGTAGATGAAGAAGACGACTACGACATGTTCGATGATGAAGAAAGTGAAGAAGGCGGAGAAGAAAAAGGCTCAACAGGAGTCGAAGACGAATACTAA
- a CDS encoding CCA tRNA nucleotidyltransferase: protein MSDNLQHPIFSLIKDLAQQTSTECYVIGGYVRDRIMGRPFKNDVDIVVIGSGIEFADKLGERLNTKVTVYKSFGTAMLVYDGLNIEFVGARKESYRSDSRKPIVENGTLEDDQNRRDFTINAMAYSLNAHNYGALLDPFNGIEDIEQRVIRTPLAPQETFSDDPLRMMRAIRFASQLGFKIDIHTIEAIYSTRERISIISKERITDELNKIILSEKPSVGFKYLFDTGLLELIFPAMYQLHGVDIVEGKGHKDNFYHTLEVLDNVAEYSDDLWLRWAAIMHDIAKPATKRFDKKLGWTFHGHEDKGARMVPKLFAELKLPLHDKMKFVQKLVLLHLRPIVLAKDIVTDSAVRRLLFEAGNDIDALMLLCHADVTTKNEYKKKKYRENFELVKQKLKDVEERDQIRNWQPPITGEDIMTVFNLGPGREVGKIKNAIREAILEGDITNSKEQAYYFMLEQAKQMGLEAKHKLVL from the coding sequence ATGAGTGACAACTTACAACATCCGATTTTCTCCCTTATCAAAGATTTAGCACAACAAACAAGTACCGAATGTTATGTCATTGGAGGGTATGTACGCGACCGAATAATGGGGAGGCCATTCAAGAATGATGTGGACATTGTTGTGATAGGAAGCGGAATTGAGTTTGCCGATAAACTAGGGGAGAGGTTGAATACTAAAGTTACCGTATACAAAAGTTTTGGTACAGCCATGTTGGTATATGACGGATTGAACATTGAATTTGTAGGCGCGCGTAAAGAGTCTTATCGTTCAGATTCCAGAAAACCAATCGTAGAAAACGGAACGCTGGAAGACGATCAGAATCGCCGCGATTTTACGATCAATGCCATGGCATATTCCTTGAATGCGCATAACTATGGAGCTTTATTGGATCCTTTCAATGGAATAGAAGATATCGAACAGCGAGTTATCCGTACACCGTTGGCCCCTCAGGAAACGTTTTCTGACGATCCCTTAAGGATGATGCGTGCTATTCGTTTTGCATCACAGTTAGGATTCAAGATTGATATTCATACAATAGAAGCTATATATAGTACCCGCGAACGAATCAGTATTATTTCAAAAGAGCGTATTACGGATGAGTTGAATAAAATTATTCTGTCAGAAAAACCTTCCGTTGGTTTCAAATACCTGTTTGATACGGGACTTCTGGAGCTTATATTTCCGGCCATGTACCAGCTACATGGAGTTGATATCGTAGAAGGGAAAGGACATAAGGACAATTTCTACCATACACTTGAAGTCCTGGATAATGTTGCTGAATACAGCGATGATCTGTGGCTGAGATGGGCAGCGATTATGCACGATATTGCAAAACCTGCTACTAAGCGATTTGATAAAAAGTTAGGCTGGACCTTTCATGGTCATGAAGATAAAGGTGCCCGAATGGTTCCAAAATTATTTGCAGAACTCAAATTACCATTGCATGATAAAATGAAATTTGTGCAGAAACTGGTGCTTTTGCATTTGCGTCCTATTGTTTTGGCCAAAGATATTGTTACGGATTCAGCTGTCAGACGCCTACTGTTCGAAGCCGGGAATGATATCGATGCTCTCATGCTCTTATGCCATGCAGATGTAACAACAAAGAATGAGTACAAGAAGAAAAAGTACAGAGAAAACTTTGAACTAGTCAAGCAAAAACTAAAAGATGTAGAAGAACGTGATCAGATCCGCAATTGGCAGCCGCCTATTACAGGAGAAGATATTATGACAGTATTCAATCTGGGACCGGGAAGAGAGGTCGGGAAAATAAAGAATGCAATCCGCGAAGCTATATTAGAAGGTGATATTACGAATTCGAAAGAGCAGGCCTATTATTTTATGTTAGAGCAGGCAAAACAAATGGGTTTGGAAGCTAAGCATAAGCTAGTACTATAA
- the lptB gene encoding LPS export ABC transporter ATP-binding protein: protein MILKAEHLIKKYKQRVVVNDVSFHVEQGEIVGLLGPNGAGKTTSFYMIVGLIKPNEGHVFLDDQEITSDAMYQRAQKGIGYLAQEASVFRKLSVENNILAVLEIHYPNKEERLAKLEELLSEFSLHRVRKNRGDLLSGGERRRTEIARALAANPSFILLDEPFAGVDPIAVEEIQTIVSKLKTRNIGILITDHNVQETLSITDRAYLLTEGKIMLTGTPEEIADNELARKFYLGRHFELRRKKL from the coding sequence ATGATCTTAAAAGCAGAACATCTTATCAAGAAGTATAAGCAACGTGTCGTTGTGAATGATGTTTCTTTTCATGTGGAACAAGGCGAAATCGTTGGTTTATTAGGTCCCAATGGTGCCGGAAAGACAACCTCCTTTTATATGATTGTAGGGCTGATAAAACCCAACGAAGGTCATGTATTTCTGGATGATCAGGAAATCACAAGCGATGCCATGTATCAGCGTGCGCAAAAAGGAATAGGCTATCTGGCTCAGGAAGCTTCTGTATTCCGAAAGTTGTCTGTAGAAAATAATATTCTTGCTGTCCTCGAGATCCATTATCCTAACAAGGAAGAGCGTCTGGCAAAACTGGAAGAACTTCTTTCGGAGTTCAGCCTGCACCGTGTCCGCAAAAACAGAGGAGATCTGCTTTCCGGGGGAGAGCGCCGACGGACAGAGATTGCCCGTGCTTTGGCTGCTAATCCTTCGTTTATCCTGTTGGATGAGCCTTTTGCAGGGGTAGATCCTATTGCGGTAGAAGAGATCCAAACGATTGTCTCCAAACTGAAAACCCGAAATATCGGAATCCTGATCACTGACCACAATGTTCAGGAGACGTTATCCATTACAGACAGAGCTTATCTCCTGACGGAAGGCAAGATTATGCTGACAGGTACACCGGAAGAAATCGCTGATAATGAACTGGCCCGTAAATTCTATCTCGGCCGTCATTTCGAGCTCAGAAGAAAAAAACTATAA
- the pdxA gene encoding 4-hydroxythreonine-4-phosphate dehydrogenase PdxA has protein sequence MREKLKIGISIGDVNGIGLEVIIKSLMDNRVLEFFTPIVYGNTKVASFHRKAIGINDFSFNVINEPDQANPKRANMINCWQEDVKITLGEENETGGKYAFLSLEKAVEDLNAGKIDALVTAPINKHNIQQEGFHFPGHTEYLQARTNADDVLMFMISEELRVGVVTGHIPVHEVSAAIKEDAILHKLRMMNESLKTDFWIQKPKIAVLGLNPHAGDNGLIGTEDRDIIRPAVEKANEEGIFCFGPYPADGFFASDTYTKFDAVLAMYHDQGLIPFKHIASRTGVNFTAGLPIVRTSPDHGTGYDIAGKNVASHDSFMEALFTATHIVQRRREQAELTANPLAFRKLSKDRD, from the coding sequence ATGCGTGAGAAACTAAAGATTGGGATTTCTATTGGTGATGTTAACGGAATTGGCCTTGAAGTAATTATCAAGTCGTTGATGGATAATCGGGTTTTAGAATTCTTCACTCCGATTGTTTATGGAAATACTAAAGTCGCTTCTTTTCATCGTAAAGCTATCGGAATAAATGACTTTAGTTTTAATGTGATCAATGAACCCGATCAGGCGAATCCAAAACGTGCAAATATGATCAACTGCTGGCAGGAAGATGTAAAGATTACGCTGGGAGAAGAAAATGAAACAGGAGGTAAATATGCTTTTTTATCGTTGGAAAAAGCTGTTGAAGATCTGAATGCAGGCAAAATAGATGCTTTAGTGACTGCCCCGATTAACAAGCATAATATTCAACAGGAAGGATTTCACTTTCCCGGACATACCGAATACCTGCAGGCAAGGACAAATGCAGATGACGTATTGATGTTTATGATCAGTGAAGAGCTGAGAGTAGGAGTAGTGACAGGGCATATTCCGGTTCATGAAGTTTCTGCTGCTATTAAAGAAGATGCGATCCTGCATAAATTGAGGATGATGAATGAGAGTCTGAAAACAGACTTTTGGATTCAAAAACCCAAAATTGCCGTCTTAGGACTTAATCCTCATGCCGGTGATAACGGATTGATAGGTACAGAGGATCGTGATATTATCCGTCCTGCAGTAGAAAAGGCAAATGAAGAAGGAATTTTCTGTTTCGGACCTTATCCGGCAGATGGCTTTTTTGCAAGTGATACCTATACCAAATTTGATGCTGTGCTGGCTATGTACCATGATCAGGGACTTATTCCGTTCAAACATATTGCGTCAAGAACCGGAGTTAATTTCACGGCAGGTTTGCCGATTGTGCGGACTTCTCCTGATCACGGCACAGGATATGATATTGCAGGTAAGAATGTAGCCTCCCATGATTCCTTTATGGAAGCACTTTTTACAGCTACCCATATTGTACAACGTCGCCGCGAGCAGGCTGAGCTAACGGCTAATCCGCTGGCCTTCCGTAAGCTGAGCAAGGACCGCGACTAA
- a CDS encoding branched-chain amino acid aminotransferase encodes MSATETHSIRVEPTQQSRLSQVDFNNLKFGKYFSDHMLVAEYENGEWTDVSVVPFGDLTISPSMSALHYGQAIFEGIKAYKFEDGTVSIFRPEKNWERFNKSAARLEMPEVPEEIFIGGLKKLLQVDKNWVPNVEGTSLYIRPFMFATEAALGVHPSATYKFIIITCPVGAYYNKPLKLKVETHYTRAAQGGVGFSKNAGNYALSLYPTRLANDEGFDQLIWTDAKEHKYIEEAGTANLVFRIGDTIITPHDDTILHGVTRRTIIELAQHWGYKAEQRHVSVQELIDGIKEGIVTDAFAAGTAATLTPISTIGFNGELYELPAVENREFSNKVLSYLNDLRYGKIEDPFGWNLIV; translated from the coding sequence ATGAGCGCGACAGAAACACATTCCATTCGCGTAGAGCCAACACAACAATCAAGACTCTCGCAGGTAGACTTTAACAATCTAAAATTTGGAAAATATTTTTCAGACCACATGTTGGTGGCTGAATATGAAAACGGAGAATGGACAGATGTGAGTGTCGTTCCATTCGGTGACCTTACCATTAGCCCTTCAATGTCTGCATTACACTACGGACAAGCTATTTTTGAAGGAATCAAAGCGTATAAATTTGAAGACGGAACTGTCAGTATTTTCCGTCCTGAAAAGAACTGGGAACGCTTCAATAAATCAGCTGCCAGACTGGAGATGCCGGAGGTACCGGAAGAAATCTTTATAGGTGGATTAAAAAAACTATTACAAGTAGACAAAAACTGGGTGCCGAATGTAGAAGGAACTTCCCTTTACATCAGACCTTTTATGTTTGCTACGGAAGCAGCATTAGGTGTTCACCCGTCTGCTACATATAAATTCATTATTATTACTTGCCCTGTAGGAGCATATTATAATAAGCCTCTGAAATTAAAGGTAGAGACTCATTATACCCGTGCAGCACAAGGCGGTGTGGGATTTTCAAAAAATGCAGGTAACTATGCCTTATCTCTTTATCCTACCCGATTGGCGAATGATGAAGGTTTTGATCAGTTAATCTGGACAGATGCCAAAGAACATAAATATATCGAAGAAGCTGGTACAGCAAATCTGGTATTCCGTATAGGTGACACCATTATTACCCCTCATGATGACACCATCTTACATGGAGTAACAAGACGTACCATTATTGAACTGGCTCAGCACTGGGGATATAAAGCAGAACAGCGCCATGTCTCTGTACAGGAGTTGATTGACGGAATCAAAGAAGGAATCGTTACAGATGCATTCGCTGCAGGAACAGCGGCTACATTAACACCTATATCTACTATCGGATTCAACGGTGAATTGTATGAACTGCCTGCAGTCGAAAATCGTGAATTTTCAAACAAGGTACTGAGCTATCTGAATGATCTTCGTTATGGAAAAATTGAAGATCCGTTTGGATGGAATCTGATTGTTTAA
- a CDS encoding chitin binding peritrophin-A domain-containing protein yields MKKLISKTYYFSLFVVSIFIFKSAKADCKTGDTMTDAWDCRTFYICAKGTWYIQRCPYKKGFDSGQCRPIQDLPSWHPCRTSLGGNASTSLINPPNSSSSWRFNGGQSISIAISNFNILPVTYSISRISLLSGGVIFPGMTINKSDSIFGTPPLVYNYSISTGSSAAFISFVATW; encoded by the coding sequence ATGAAAAAATTAATCTCAAAAACATATTACTTCAGTCTTTTTGTTGTGAGTATTTTTATTTTTAAATCCGCAAAGGCAGATTGTAAAACCGGAGACACTATGACCGATGCTTGGGATTGCCGTACATTTTACATATGCGCAAAAGGTACATGGTATATACAGCGTTGTCCATATAAAAAGGGATTTGATAGTGGACAATGCAGACCTATACAGGATTTACCTTCATGGCATCCATGTCGTACATCACTGGGCGGAAACGCTAGCACAAGTCTTATAAATCCTCCCAACAGCTCTAGCTCATGGCGATTTAATGGTGGACAAAGCATTTCAATTGCTATTTCCAACTTCAATATACTTCCTGTTACGTATTCAATAAGTAGAATTTCACTGTTATCAGGAGGTGTAATATTTCCAGGAATGACTATAAATAAAAGTGACTCCATATTCGGAACTCCTCCCTTAGTATATAACTACAGTATAAGCACAGGATCATCGGCCGCTTTTATATCATTTGTGGCTACGTGGTAG
- the rsmA gene encoding 16S rRNA (adenine(1518)-N(6)/adenine(1519)-N(6))-dimethyltransferase RsmA, whose translation MSTVRAKKHLGQHFLNDKNAAQKIVDALDPKLGFSHVLEVGPGMGVLSDFLLQKPEYQTYLIDVDDESIEFLADKYPELGDRLIHGDFLALDFSKYFGPKMAVIGNFPYNISSQILFKILDERQRVVQMTGMFQKEVAERCTAKAGSKEYGILSVFLQAYYHVEYLFTVKAGAFTPPPKVLSGVIRMTRNEREELDCDEKLFWRVVKAGFNQRRKTLRNSLSGVVPKDKMSDNPLYELRAERLSVEDFVQLTNEISAVN comes from the coding sequence ATGAGTACGGTAAGAGCAAAAAAACATTTAGGACAACATTTTTTAAACGACAAAAACGCAGCACAGAAGATTGTGGATGCTTTAGATCCTAAATTGGGCTTTTCACATGTGCTTGAAGTAGGCCCCGGAATGGGTGTACTCTCTGATTTTCTTCTTCAAAAACCGGAATATCAGACTTATTTGATCGATGTAGATGACGAATCTATCGAATTTCTTGCGGATAAGTATCCGGAATTAGGCGATCGCCTGATCCACGGTGACTTTTTAGCATTGGATTTTTCAAAATATTTCGGCCCAAAAATGGCTGTAATCGGAAATTTTCCCTACAACATTTCCTCTCAGATTCTTTTTAAGATCCTGGACGAGCGGCAGCGTGTAGTCCAAATGACTGGCATGTTTCAAAAAGAAGTAGCTGAACGCTGTACCGCCAAAGCGGGTAGTAAAGAATATGGTATTCTGAGTGTGTTTCTGCAAGCCTATTACCATGTAGAATACCTCTTTACAGTGAAGGCAGGAGCCTTTACTCCTCCTCCCAAAGTTCTTTCCGGTGTAATCCGCATGACACGCAATGAGAGAGAAGAGCTGGATTGTGATGAAAAACTATTCTGGCGGGTAGTCAAAGCAGGGTTTAACCAACGACGCAAGACCTTGCGCAATTCTCTTTCAGGAGTCGTTCCAAAAGATAAAATGTCCGACAATCCGTTATATGAATTACGGGCTGAACGCTTATCTGTAGAAGATTTTGTCCAATTGACTAATGAAATTTCAGCTGTGAATTAA